A window of the Leucothrix mucor DSM 2157 genome harbors these coding sequences:
- a CDS encoding BLUF domain-containing protein, which yields MSSLIHTIYASRAVNDFSQDDIVDLLSKARTKNASLGITGMLLYDDGSFFQVLEGEEAALDQLFSEISDDKRHQQVAKIISEAIPKRQFSDWSMGYAAISSDELKTIEGMNDFFTEQNCLAEIDAGRAKKLLKAFAQGRWRLD from the coding sequence ATGTCCAGTCTAATCCATACCATATACGCTAGCCGAGCCGTTAACGACTTTTCACAAGATGACATTGTCGATTTACTATCGAAAGCGAGAACGAAAAATGCATCGCTGGGTATAACGGGCATGCTGCTCTATGACGATGGCTCTTTCTTTCAGGTTTTGGAAGGAGAGGAAGCGGCGCTTGATCAGCTATTCAGTGAGATCTCCGACGACAAACGTCACCAGCAGGTCGCCAAAATCATTTCAGAAGCCATTCCAAAGCGACAATTTAGCGACTGGAGCATGGGCTATGCGGCGATTTCAAGTGATGAGTTAAAAACCATCGAAGGCATGAATGACTTTTTCACTGAGCAAAACTGCCTTGCAGAAATAGATGCCGGACGGGCTAAAAAATTACTGAAAGCTTTCGCTCAGGGTCGCTGGAGACTGGACTAG
- a CDS encoding EAL domain-containing protein has translation MSTPASLSNIDFSHAFQPIVDIDEGKIISYEVLVRGPNQESPATVFSQVTKQQFMDFDQLIRERGIAQAASLGLSCCLSLNFTPGEILFAHGAYVERTISVAEQHNIHAHQLIIEITESEAILDLPLLAEIINKLRRSGIAISIDDFGSGYAGLSLLADIQPDQVKIDIHLIKNVNKNGPRQTIVKAINNICLDLGIDVLAEGVESHEEFLFLERAGISLYQGWFIARPAFESLPLTFDLKP, from the coding sequence ATGTCCACGCCTGCCAGCCTAAGCAATATCGACTTTTCCCATGCATTTCAACCTATTGTAGATATCGATGAAGGCAAGATTATCTCGTATGAGGTACTGGTAAGAGGCCCTAACCAAGAGTCTCCGGCAACTGTATTTAGCCAAGTGACTAAGCAACAATTCATGGACTTTGATCAGCTGATCAGGGAAAGAGGCATCGCACAAGCTGCCTCACTTGGACTTAGCTGCTGCTTGAGTCTCAACTTTACACCCGGCGAAATCCTATTCGCGCATGGCGCTTATGTTGAGCGCACTATTAGCGTTGCAGAACAACACAATATCCATGCACATCAGCTCATTATCGAAATCACCGAAAGTGAGGCAATACTGGATTTGCCACTGTTAGCAGAAATCATCAACAAGCTACGCCGCAGTGGTATAGCCATCTCTATTGATGACTTTGGATCGGGTTATGCAGGCTTAAGCCTGCTTGCAGATATTCAACCTGACCAGGTAAAAATCGATATACACCTGATCAAAAACGTTAATAAAAACGGCCCTCGGCAAACCATTGTAAAAGCCATTAATAATATTTGTCTGGATCTTGGCATTGACGTGCTGGCAGAAGGCGTCGAAAGCCACGAGGAGTTTTTATTTTTAGAACGTGCGGGAATATCGCTGTATCAAGGTTGGTTTATCGCACGACCAGCATTTGAATCCCTGCCACTAACGTTTGACTTAAAGCCTTAA
- a CDS encoding UPF0175 family protein, whose protein sequence is MITINQIKAFDTPDVRIALATTLFKDGELSLVCAASLAKMTLAGFITHVSRLGISVITQTDDEVEEDMDTLVEWLTCK, encoded by the coding sequence ATGATAACTATTAATCAAATCAAAGCATTCGATACCCCAGATGTGCGTATTGCCCTTGCAACCACCTTATTCAAGGATGGTGAGTTGTCTCTAGTATGCGCTGCAAGCTTGGCAAAAATGACGCTTGCCGGTTTTATAACGCATGTATCGCGCCTGGGTATTTCCGTAATAACTCAAACCGATGATGAAGTAGAAGAAGATATGGATACCTTGGTCGAATGGCTTACATGTAAATAG
- a CDS encoding aldo/keto reductase, translated as MTNDSVLNNGLKMPWLGFGVFQIDDGGSVEGAVRTALDVGYRSIDTAAIYKNEAGVGQAIKDSGIAREDIFLTTKVWNDAQRDNSVAQAFEDSLERLGTDYVDLYLVHWPVANCYEATWKEMEKIYQSGRAKAIGVSNFQIHHLKDILATAEVVPAVNQVEFHPRLRQPELMKFCKDNKIQLEAWSPLMQGHLGEESEIVALAEKYGKSPAQIILRWDIQHEVVTIPKSATPSRIAENAQVFDFELSQDDMAVLDALDQGKRFGPDPDTFDF; from the coding sequence ATGACAAACGACAGCGTATTAAACAACGGACTTAAAATGCCTTGGCTAGGATTTGGCGTTTTCCAGATTGACGATGGCGGCTCGGTAGAAGGTGCCGTTCGCACAGCGCTAGACGTTGGCTATCGCAGCATTGATACCGCCGCCATTTACAAAAATGAAGCCGGCGTTGGGCAAGCAATTAAAGACAGCGGCATTGCCCGCGAAGATATCTTTCTAACCACCAAGGTCTGGAATGATGCCCAGCGTGATAACAGCGTTGCGCAAGCCTTTGAAGATAGCTTGGAGCGCTTAGGAACCGACTATGTGGATTTGTACCTGGTACATTGGCCAGTGGCAAACTGCTATGAAGCGACATGGAAAGAGATGGAGAAGATTTACCAAAGTGGTCGCGCTAAAGCCATTGGCGTCAGTAACTTTCAGATCCATCATTTAAAAGACATTCTAGCGACGGCTGAAGTGGTTCCGGCCGTTAATCAGGTAGAGTTTCACCCACGACTACGCCAGCCAGAGCTGATGAAATTCTGTAAAGATAACAAGATCCAACTCGAAGCATGGAGCCCGCTCATGCAGGGGCATTTAGGTGAAGAGTCTGAGATTGTGGCGTTGGCAGAAAAGTACGGAAAGTCGCCTGCACAGATCATTTTACGTTGGGATATTCAGCATGAAGTGGTGACTATTCCAAAATCAGCCACGCCAAGTCGCATTGCAGAAAATGCTCAGGTGTTTGATTTTGAATTGTCGCAGGATGATATGGCGGTATTGGATGCGCTAGATCAGGGAAAACGTTTCGGACCTGACCCAGATACTTTTGACTTCTGA
- a CDS encoding DEAD/DEAH box helicase yields the protein MYFFKDLINQSLSRTREATLSILGINNAELRQHLASQMNDELGSDGCFLAAPVFEHTFGWEPSAISLASLEGTLLSRSLLDNLEKADAYDFPRSLKPYKHQIQAWETLLDKQPKSAVITSGTGSGKTECFMIPILEDLIQERANQKGALVGVRALFLYPLNALINSQQERLDAWTKSYGSDLRFCLYNGKTEERSDRVRKEQKKKPNQILSRELLRKEPAPILMTNATMLEYMLVRQVDSPILSISKEAKSLRWIVLDEAHTYVGSQAAEISLLLRRVVEAFGRDAKDIRFVATSATIAGEDAKEQLTQYLADLAGVSTNQVVVIGGRRIWDEISLPEKLSNLSFDEISQIELGSEVSESRFTALINNRLSHDLRTYILKGSLNGAVKQNRPLDLSELVNEFGDRLEGQSLTEKQQELLGWLDLMTGTKPSIESAPFLKLRIHLFQQMLHGLWACIDPKCTAKPESLGKWSFGNIYTAHKSRCSCGSPVYELTFCKGCKEPHLLAEDKGGELQQISTYVEDEFSLNSESDSEDFEGSSDSAPDIQPNDTKKVIAGINCKNESYGKSSLDTESLKFGVLNQSNSSISFSHINHSESICSRCDAKSSKFGSWYRQLYLGSPFYTANAVPTVLEYCPDPDKEDCAGKSPEELPGRGRKLITFTDSRQGTARMAVRMQQEAERSRLRGLVFEILAENQKNVDSKITNSPMGEFSYDDLITFAETFELKGMSDRAAVFRKQAEALIDSDSRPEAAEMNWQDMVSELSGCTDVSQYILDYNISINRKILSEDNTGRYIARLLLAREYARRPKNQNSTETLGIIKVNYEGLSNVSHAPQYWEQTRAISPIQGDVSLEGRLSLSDWKDFLKVTLDFFVRENTYLKLENTIRFWMGSKFSPKSLFPPESNTDESNTIKMWPQAKGNSASRLIKLLATGCNLDMTNREDQNKLNLWLKSAWEALTSDNVNILVRTDKGYQLLLDKITFSLPREAWVCSETNRLIDTTFRGLTPYLPRKILTDVDYRCKKVKLPDLSKFRPNSSAVPKLVQIRELVSQDQEVDELRSESLWTDLSDRTVEGGFYYRTAEHSAQQTSERLEEYEELFKRGKINVLNCSTTMEMGVDIGGISAVVMNNVPPHPANYLQRAGRAGRRSESRAIAYTLCKADPHNRRAFNDPVWPFVTKIPAPSITLSSDKIVLRHVNSYLLSYFLRTFIEPSDDYIKLTVSWFYSGENSPCQRFRDWLESASHSGEVASAVAKLTAGTGISGRSLEELFVDASDLIGGIQTRWKTDFDKLNLLIGNAKENAYKRALSLELTRHGGEYLLRDLSVRTFLPVYGFPTDVVTLNTYNMDDFIQKQKQKENEGREDNTGKWKELPSRGLDVAIREYAPGAQVVIDGKVYRSVGVSLQWHAGGAINEAQKFDIAWRCTNCGASGLKENAYSNSENLTCDGCDTEISSKNQKQVLRPAGFQTDFYDSPGNDISSQKFIRVEKPLIQLIGESISLPDARCGHVQYGNDGRVFYNSSGEHEKGYAVCMSCGRAESMTNEGNVPKALQPDEMHKPIGGGSVSSDKEQSCSGEAVKPNIYLGYQITTDVLELYLKNPKTGQWLSDSAEDKVVATTIAVALRDALADRLGISSSEMGFSYRVNRDLETGSKRSVIQVFDQASGGAGFVLAGLDDLVGLIGSVKEKLNCIADCDNVCSACLASQDSRVEQEELDRKAAKQWLEESDYLSFLSLPDALKDIPGATYCSRGANQYIRRSINTLKSKSSEVTIRLLLSNDISQWDLGFAGFRDQVLRWQLVDKVSVELCIESASAFEAEIQRDLSRISELGVRIVELDKAIHSSDANLILQVFSEEGCHTLFCSNPEPLIPGDTWLQSSKTDTWATSNELEPIAVNPVDTSLWIKPASGTSVMVITEELNGPVSSVSDRISKLFESYAKEFSDLLKTDQVRSIVYSDRYLKSPWSAVLLSGFIELLSGDELESVEIRTLRPKVNAAYPSREIKHDWIRDSDLTNCIEMLFSGAFGITPTVQLFDKTYDLQHGRSMEIEWASGRKSTLLFDQGMGYWNPKVQTKQQQLFNFSATADAQEEKMQRVFDTALMVNSGQWPTYLTVVN from the coding sequence ATGTACTTCTTCAAGGACTTAATTAACCAAAGCCTCAGTCGCACCAGAGAGGCTACATTAAGTATTTTAGGTATCAATAATGCAGAGCTCAGGCAGCACCTTGCAAGCCAGATGAATGATGAGCTGGGTTCTGATGGGTGCTTTCTGGCAGCCCCCGTTTTTGAGCACACTTTTGGCTGGGAGCCGTCAGCAATATCATTGGCAAGTTTAGAAGGAACGCTTTTATCAAGAAGCTTGCTTGATAATTTGGAGAAAGCTGATGCCTATGATTTTCCAAGAAGTCTAAAGCCTTACAAGCATCAAATTCAGGCTTGGGAAACACTGTTAGATAAGCAGCCTAAGTCAGCAGTCATTACAAGTGGAACGGGGTCAGGTAAGACCGAGTGTTTCATGATTCCCATACTTGAGGATTTAATTCAGGAAAGAGCTAATCAAAAGGGTGCTCTGGTCGGAGTGAGAGCACTATTTCTTTATCCTTTGAATGCACTGATCAATTCTCAGCAGGAAAGGCTCGATGCCTGGACTAAATCCTATGGTAGCGACCTACGTTTTTGCTTATACAACGGTAAAACAGAGGAGAGGTCAGACCGTGTTAGAAAAGAGCAAAAGAAAAAGCCTAATCAGATTCTTTCTCGCGAGCTATTAAGAAAAGAACCAGCCCCCATTTTAATGACAAACGCTACCATGCTGGAATACATGTTGGTGAGGCAAGTAGATAGCCCAATCCTTAGTATTTCAAAAGAAGCCAAATCTCTGCGCTGGATTGTTCTGGATGAAGCACATACCTATGTTGGGTCCCAAGCTGCTGAGATCTCATTACTGCTACGTAGGGTTGTTGAGGCATTTGGCAGAGACGCGAAAGATATTCGTTTTGTCGCCACTTCTGCAACTATCGCAGGTGAGGATGCTAAGGAACAGTTGACACAGTACTTAGCAGACTTGGCAGGGGTTTCTACAAATCAAGTTGTTGTTATTGGTGGAAGGAGAATTTGGGATGAAATCTCGCTTCCTGAAAAGTTATCTAACTTAAGCTTTGATGAAATATCACAGATAGAGCTCGGCTCTGAAGTTTCAGAAAGTAGGTTCACGGCTTTAATTAATAACAGGCTGTCTCACGACCTGAGAACATACATTCTTAAGGGTAGTTTAAATGGTGCTGTGAAACAAAATCGTCCACTTGATTTGTCTGAACTGGTAAATGAGTTCGGTGATAGGTTGGAGGGACAATCTCTTACAGAGAAGCAGCAGGAGCTTCTTGGGTGGTTAGATTTAATGACAGGCACAAAGCCTAGTATCGAGTCAGCACCTTTTCTTAAGCTTCGGATTCATCTTTTTCAGCAGATGTTACATGGTCTGTGGGCTTGCATTGACCCCAAATGTACAGCCAAACCAGAGAGTTTAGGAAAGTGGTCGTTTGGAAATATTTACACTGCTCATAAGTCACGTTGTTCATGTGGGTCACCTGTTTACGAACTAACGTTTTGTAAGGGATGTAAGGAGCCTCATTTACTTGCCGAAGATAAGGGAGGAGAGCTTCAGCAAATCAGCACTTATGTTGAGGATGAGTTTTCACTAAATTCTGAATCAGATAGTGAGGATTTTGAAGGTAGTTCAGACTCAGCTCCAGATATTCAACCAAATGATACGAAAAAAGTCATTGCGGGAATTAACTGTAAAAATGAATCGTATGGCAAAAGCTCATTGGATACTGAGAGCCTTAAGTTTGGTGTACTTAATCAGAGTAACTCTTCAATCAGCTTTTCCCATATTAATCATTCAGAGTCTATATGTAGCCGCTGTGACGCAAAGTCCTCCAAGTTTGGTTCTTGGTATCGTCAATTATACTTAGGATCTCCTTTTTACACTGCGAATGCGGTTCCTACGGTCTTAGAATATTGCCCAGATCCAGATAAAGAGGATTGTGCTGGAAAGTCACCTGAAGAACTTCCTGGGCGTGGACGCAAACTTATTACCTTTACCGATAGTCGCCAAGGCACGGCAAGAATGGCGGTAAGAATGCAGCAGGAAGCTGAGCGGTCAAGGTTAAGAGGATTGGTATTTGAGATCTTGGCAGAGAATCAAAAAAATGTTGACTCAAAGATCACAAACTCCCCCATGGGGGAGTTTTCTTATGATGATTTGATAACATTTGCTGAAACCTTTGAGTTAAAAGGAATGTCTGATCGTGCTGCAGTTTTTAGAAAGCAGGCTGAGGCGCTAATTGATAGTGATTCACGACCAGAAGCTGCAGAAATGAACTGGCAAGATATGGTAAGCGAGCTTTCCGGTTGTACCGATGTTAGTCAATATATTCTTGATTACAATATATCAATTAACCGGAAGATTCTGTCAGAGGATAATACTGGTCGATACATTGCCCGCCTTTTATTGGCAAGAGAGTATGCGCGACGACCTAAAAACCAGAACAGCACCGAGACATTGGGAATTATTAAGGTTAATTATGAGGGTTTATCGAATGTATCTCATGCTCCTCAGTACTGGGAGCAAACGAGAGCGATATCTCCAATACAAGGAGATGTTAGTTTAGAAGGACGGTTAAGCCTAAGTGACTGGAAAGATTTTCTTAAAGTGACATTAGACTTCTTTGTTCGTGAAAATACTTATTTGAAACTTGAGAACACCATCAGGTTCTGGATGGGCTCAAAGTTTTCACCAAAATCCTTGTTTCCGCCAGAATCAAATACAGATGAGAGCAATACAATAAAGATGTGGCCTCAGGCTAAGGGGAATAGTGCATCTAGATTAATCAAGCTCTTAGCTACTGGTTGCAACCTTGACATGACAAATAGGGAAGACCAAAACAAGCTGAATTTATGGTTAAAGTCTGCTTGGGAGGCTCTGACTAGCGATAATGTAAATATTTTGGTGAGAACTGATAAGGGTTATCAACTGCTATTGGATAAAATTACCTTTTCATTACCTAGAGAAGCTTGGGTCTGTAGTGAAACAAATCGCCTGATTGATACTACTTTCAGAGGTTTAACACCTTATCTACCACGAAAAATCCTTACTGATGTCGACTACCGATGTAAGAAAGTAAAGTTGCCCGACCTGTCTAAATTTAGACCTAATAGCAGTGCTGTACCAAAGTTAGTTCAAATCCGAGAACTTGTTAGTCAAGATCAGGAGGTTGATGAGCTAAGGAGCGAGAGTCTGTGGACAGATCTTAGCGATAGAACAGTTGAGGGGGGATTTTACTATAGAACAGCAGAACACTCCGCACAGCAAACCTCAGAGCGTCTGGAGGAATATGAAGAGCTATTTAAGCGAGGAAAAATTAATGTTCTGAACTGCTCAACGACTATGGAGATGGGGGTAGATATTGGCGGCATATCAGCTGTTGTAATGAATAATGTTCCACCTCATCCGGCAAACTATTTACAGCGAGCGGGTCGTGCCGGGCGAAGAAGCGAGTCTAGGGCTATTGCATACACTTTATGCAAAGCGGACCCACATAATAGACGGGCTTTCAATGACCCGGTATGGCCATTTGTCACAAAAATTCCTGCACCCAGTATTACGTTAAGCTCGGATAAGATTGTATTAAGACATGTGAATTCATATTTACTCTCATACTTTCTTCGAACCTTTATTGAGCCTAGTGATGATTATATAAAACTTACAGTGAGCTGGTTTTATAGCGGGGAAAACTCTCCATGTCAGAGGTTTAGAGACTGGCTGGAATCAGCCTCACACTCAGGAGAGGTCGCTTCTGCAGTCGCTAAGTTAACAGCAGGCACCGGTATCTCAGGGCGTTCTTTAGAGGAGCTTTTTGTTGATGCATCTGACCTGATTGGGGGTATTCAAACCAGATGGAAAACTGATTTTGATAAGTTAAACCTCCTCATTGGGAATGCTAAGGAGAATGCTTATAAAAGGGCATTATCCTTAGAGCTTACGAGGCACGGGGGTGAATACCTTTTACGAGACCTTTCTGTTCGTACATTCCTTCCAGTTTATGGTTTTCCAACAGATGTTGTTACGCTGAATACCTATAATATGGATGACTTTATTCAAAAACAAAAACAGAAAGAAAATGAAGGACGGGAGGATAATACTGGAAAGTGGAAAGAGCTGCCTTCGCGGGGGTTAGATGTTGCAATTAGGGAGTATGCCCCTGGTGCGCAAGTCGTTATTGATGGGAAAGTGTATCGCTCAGTTGGTGTTAGTTTACAATGGCATGCAGGAGGCGCAATCAATGAAGCTCAGAAGTTTGATATTGCTTGGCGTTGTACTAATTGTGGGGCTAGTGGCTTAAAAGAAAATGCTTACAGCAATAGTGAAAACCTGACTTGCGATGGTTGTGATACTGAAATTTCTTCGAAAAACCAAAAGCAGGTCTTACGTCCAGCAGGTTTCCAGACTGATTTTTATGACTCTCCGGGCAATGACATTTCATCACAAAAATTTATTCGCGTAGAGAAGCCACTTATTCAATTAATTGGTGAGTCAATTTCGCTGCCTGATGCTCGCTGCGGTCATGTTCAATATGGGAATGACGGTCGCGTTTTTTATAATTCATCTGGAGAGCACGAAAAAGGCTATGCGGTATGCATGAGTTGTGGACGAGCAGAGTCAATGACGAATGAAGGTAATGTGCCTAAAGCCTTGCAACCTGATGAAATGCATAAGCCCATAGGCGGAGGGAGCGTTAGCAGTGATAAGGAACAAAGCTGTTCCGGTGAGGCAGTCAAACCAAATATATACCTTGGCTACCAAATCACGACAGATGTTTTAGAGCTATATTTAAAGAATCCAAAAACTGGGCAGTGGCTGAGTGATTCTGCTGAAGATAAGGTTGTTGCTACAACTATAGCGGTAGCACTTCGTGATGCACTAGCCGATCGTTTGGGGATCTCTAGTTCTGAAATGGGGTTCAGTTATAGAGTAAATCGAGATCTTGAAACGGGCTCTAAACGCTCAGTTATTCAGGTGTTCGATCAGGCTAGCGGTGGAGCTGGTTTTGTATTAGCAGGTCTTGATGATTTGGTCGGTCTCATCGGATCAGTAAAGGAAAAGCTAAATTGTATAGCTGATTGTGACAATGTGTGTTCTGCCTGCTTAGCATCACAAGACAGTAGAGTTGAGCAAGAAGAGTTAGACAGAAAAGCTGCAAAGCAGTGGCTAGAAGAAAGTGATTATCTGTCATTCTTATCTTTACCGGACGCCCTTAAAGATATTCCCGGTGCTACATATTGCTCCAGAGGTGCCAACCAGTACATCAGAAGATCTATTAATACGTTAAAAAGTAAATCTTCTGAAGTCACGATTCGTCTTTTACTCAGTAACGACATTAGTCAATGGGACTTAGGTTTTGCTGGGTTTAGAGATCAGGTATTACGTTGGCAGTTGGTTGATAAAGTAAGTGTAGAGCTATGTATCGAATCAGCAAGTGCCTTCGAAGCTGAGATTCAAAGGGATCTGTCTCGAATTTCTGAGCTTGGGGTGCGTATAGTAGAGCTTGATAAAGCAATACACAGTAGTGATGCCAACTTGATTCTGCAGGTCTTTTCTGAGGAGGGGTGTCATACGCTTTTCTGTAGCAACCCTGAGCCTTTGATACCCGGTGACACTTGGCTCCAATCTTCTAAGACAGATACTTGGGCAACTTCAAATGAGTTAGAACCTATCGCAGTTAACCCTGTTGATACTTCTCTATGGATTAAGCCTGCATCTGGTACATCGGTCATGGTGATTACTGAGGAACTAAACGGCCCTGTCAGTAGCGTAAGTGATCGAATTTCCAAGCTATTTGAGTCTTATGCAAAAGAGTTTTCTGATTTATTGAAGACTGATCAGGTGCGTTCAATTGTTTACTCTGATCGATACCTTAAGTCACCGTGGTCAGCTGTTTTATTGAGTGGATTTATTGAGCTTCTAAGTGGTGATGAGTTGGAGAGTGTCGAGATTAGAACCTTAAGACCTAAGGTGAATGCGGCATATCCGAGTCGTGAAATAAAGCACGACTGGATAAGAGATAGTGATCTGACCAATTGCATAGAGATGTTGTTCTCCGGTGCCTTCGGAATAACTCCTACTGTTCAGTTGTTCGATAAGACTTACGACTTACAACATGGCAGGAGCATGGAAATTGAGTGGGCATCTGGAAGAAAAAGTACATTGTTATTTGACCAAGGAATGGGGTACTGGAATCCTAAAGTGCAGACTAAACAGCAGCAGCTTTTTAACTTTTCGGCCACTGCAGATGCTCAGGAAGAGAAGATGCAAAGAGTATTTGATACGGCTTTAATGGTTAACAGTGGTCAATGGCCAACGTACCTGACGGTTGTTAATTAG